A segment of the Panacibacter ginsenosidivorans genome:
GTAATGAGATCATCGAGTTCGCTAAGTATGTGAGAAGTGATCAAAATAAGTTTACCTTTTTGTTTTTCTGCGATGATCTTTTCTTTCAAAATTTCTGATGCAACGGGATCGAGCCCTGCAGTGGGTTCATCTAATATCAATACATCAGGATTAAATAAGAATGCAAGTGCGGCACTTACTTTTTGTCTGGTACCACCAGATAAGGTACGCATACGTTTCTGCATTAGTTTATCAAGACCAAACGCATGAATCAGTTCTTCGTCAATATTCGTTTTGTGTTTGCGAATGTCTTTCATCATTTCAAAAACCTGTGCGATGGTCATGTTATCAGGATACCTGCCTATTTGTGGCATATAACCAATATGTTTCCTGTATTCCCAATCGTGTATAATGTTGCTGCCTTTAAAAGTGATAAAGCCATTATCGGGTACAACCATACCCAGCAGGCATTTTATAAAAGTTGTTTTACCGCTTCCATTAGGACCAATCAATGCAATGCATTGCCCTTCTTCGCAGTTAACGGATACATCTTTCAATACCTGCAGCTTGCCAAATGATTTATTTACATTGTTTGCGATGATCATAATGGTAATGGTTTCATGAGTGGCCTGTTATCTATCAAATCTTCGGGAATGAGACTGGGTAATACTTTTTCTGTTTTATCCATTAATGTTGTAATAAAACTCCTGTACAGCATCATTAATGTTGGGTTTTGTTCTACCAGCATTGAATACATGCTTACAGGTCTGTAAGGAACATCGCCAATATTGTCTTTGTTAATATCATAGCCTTCATATTTATCCCAGTAATTATTGTTGAACGTATTTAATACAAGGCTTCCGTTGGTACTTATATCAAATGTGTTGGCCAGGTAGTTATTATTACTAACAGCAACATCTGAACAGTTGGCTTCTATCTTTAAAGCCCACCCATTACCTTTGAAAAGATTGCGTTGCACCACGATGCGATTGCCGCCTTCCATAAAAATACCACTCGTGTTATTCATGAAATGATTGCCGGAAATATTACTATCGGAAATTTCTTTCAGTAACAAACCAAAGGCTGCATCCCCGGTATTGTCTTCAAAATAATTGTTGAACATCTTTACGCCATGTGTGTACATAACCGCAACGCCTGCACCATTAAAACGAAAGATGTTGGTGATGTAAGCATTGTTATGCGCCGTCATAAAGTGCAAGCCATAACGTATGTTTTTTTCACTGGTATTTCTCCAGATAAGTGATGAGGTAACAAATTCAAGGTAGATGCCATCTCTAAATTGATGAATAGTATTATGCGTGATCTGCAGGCTATCGCTCTTCCAGCAATGAATGCCGTCGCCACTGGTTGTTTCTGTGCCACCATTACCACTTAACTCATTATCTCTTACTATACAATTAATGGCGCCTTGTATGTAAATACCAAAATACACTTCTTTAAAAGTATTATGCGTAACAGTTACATTCCTGCAATTGTAAATTTTTATGCCAGCCAATTCATTCAAACTGGAAAAACCTGTGCGCCGGATGGTGAACCCTTCAATTAAAACATCGTTCGCATGCACTGTTAGTACTTCGTATTTCCCATCACCATCCAGCACAGGTTTGTCTATCCCCTTCAAATAAATTTTCTTATCAATAACTATATTTTGTTCATGATATTCCCCTCCATGCACTATTAATGTATCGCCATCTTTAGCAATCCCAAGCGCTTGCTTTATTGCAGAAAATTTTTCTTTGGTGCCAATATGAAGTGTAGAAGCAAAAGCATTTATGGATAAAAGATTACCAGTAAAGAAAAATAATATGATAAAAATATTTCGCATTATTAGTTATATAGATCGCTCCAGGTAATAGTATCTCCGTTTATTTGTGCATGCAGTTTTGCTCTTTCATCAGTATTGCCAAATGCAGCAATATTGCCGTTCATAGGACTATGCAATATTTCATTCTTTAAAAGAAATGCAGCAGTTGATGGAATAAATTCCTTTGGATTACTGTAATCAACAAAATAAATTTCTTTTATTTCTTTTTTTTCCATGTTACCTGAATGCAAATAGGAGAGCAGGCAATGCGTATCATCAAACTTGTATATCTTGCCTTTTGTAGTAATAAGTTCTGATGCAAATCTTGTATCCATGATTGTCATTTTGCAGAAGTCGCAATTCATTTTTCCAACTTCAATTGCCTGCGGCTGTGTATTGCATGAGGTAATAGAAATTGCAAACATTACGGCAACTATTCCAGCCATCTTTGAACTCACTTTTAAAACCTTTTTTTCTTTCTTTTTTAAGATAATGTCATAAAACATTAACGCACCAATTATAACGCCTGTCGCAATAAAGATCCATCCACCTATATCAGGAACAGAATATGCTCCAAAATTCAGCAGTTGTTTATAACCGATCAATGGCGGCTGATAAGCCATGCCGGGAACTTTGATAGCTG
Coding sequences within it:
- the nosD gene encoding nitrous oxide reductase family maturation protein NosD, whose translation is MRNIFIILFFFTGNLLSINAFASTLHIGTKEKFSAIKQALGIAKDGDTLIVHGGEYHEQNIVIDKKIYLKGIDKPVLDGDGKYEVLTVHANDVLIEGFTIRRTGFSSLNELAGIKIYNCRNVTVTHNTFKEVYFGIYIQGAINCIVRDNELSGNGGTETTSGDGIHCWKSDSLQITHNTIHQFRDGIYLEFVTSSLIWRNTSEKNIRYGLHFMTAHNNAYITNIFRFNGAGVAVMYTHGVKMFNNYFEDNTGDAAFGLLLKEISDSNISGNHFMNNTSGIFMEGGNRIVVQRNLFKGNGWALKIEANCSDVAVSNNNYLANTFDISTNGSLVLNTFNNNYWDKYEGYDINKDNIGDVPYRPVSMYSMLVEQNPTLMMLYRSFITTLMDKTEKVLPSLIPEDLIDNRPLMKPLPL
- a CDS encoding nitrous oxide reductase accessory protein NosL, whose translation is MKKMLPLWMRVIIFICALALVGVLFMPFWRIELDAPQYPEGLLLQIYTGKLGGDVDIINGLNHYIGMKTLHAADFFEFKILPYLTAGFAALFIFTAFRGTSRALRFSFIALLVFGVVAMTDFWKWEYNYGHNLNPEAAIKVPGMAYQPPLIGYKQLLNFGAYSVPDIGGWIFIATGVIIGALMFYDIILKKKEKKVLKVSSKMAGIVAVMFAISITSCNTQPQAIEVGKMNCDFCKMTIMDTRFASELITTKGKIYKFDDTHCLLSYLHSGNMEKKEIKEIYFVDYSNPKEFIPSTAAFLLKNEILHSPMNGNIAAFGNTDERAKLHAQINGDTITWSDLYN
- a CDS encoding ABC transporter ATP-binding protein, whose product is MIIANNVNKSFGKLQVLKDVSVNCEEGQCIALIGPNGSGKTTFIKCLLGMVVPDNGFITFKGSNIIHDWEYRKHIGYMPQIGRYPDNMTIAQVFEMMKDIRKHKTNIDEELIHAFGLDKLMQKRMRTLSGGTRQKVSAALAFLFNPDVLILDEPTAGLDPVASEILKEKIIAEKQKGKLILITSHILSELDDLITQVMYLQEGQLRFHKSIELLRKDTGEEKLAKAIARVMQS